In one Arachis duranensis cultivar V14167 chromosome 9, aradu.V14167.gnm2.J7QH, whole genome shotgun sequence genomic region, the following are encoded:
- the LOC107467921 gene encoding chorismate synthase, chloroplastic, with translation MASSSTSLSSKPFLGGSISPNSNIRSLSSAYLQVSLRSRTPKNLQIRAAGSTYGNHFRVTTYGESHGGGVGCVIDGCPPRIPLSESDMQVDLDRRRPGQSRITTPRKETDTCKIFSGVSEGLTTGTPIHVFVPNTDQRGHDYSEMSLAYRPSHADATYDMKYGVRSVQGGGRSSARETIGRVASGAVAKKILKDFAGTEILAYVSQVHKVVLPEDLIDNETVTLDQIESNIVRCPDPEYAEKMIAAIDAVRVRGDSVGGVVTCIVRNCPRGLGSPVFDKLEAELAKAAMSLPATKGFQFGSGFAGTFLTGSEHNDEFYIDEHGRTRTRTNRSGGIQGGISNGEIINMRIAFKPTSTIGKKQNTVTRDKKETELIARGRHDPCVVPRAVPMVEAMVALVLVDQLMAQYAQCNLFPVNSDLQEPLLPVLEPEEVPF, from the exons atggcttcttcttctacctctcTCTCTTCGAAGCCATTCCTCGGCGGTTCCATCTCTCCCAATTCCAACATCCGATCCCTCTCCTCCGCCTACCTTCAAGTCTCCCTCCGTTCTCGCACTCCCAAAAACCTCC AGATACGGGCGGCCGGGAGTACCTATGGAAATCACTTCCGTGTGACAACATATGGAGAGTCTCATGGAGGAGGTGTTGGTTGTGTCATTGATGGGTGTCCTCCTCGCATCCCTCTCTCCGAGTCTGACATGCAAGTTGATCTTGACAGAAG GAGGCCAGGCCAAAGCCGAATTACAACTCCTAGAAAGGAGACTGATACGTGTAAAATATTTTCAGGAGTCTCCGAAG GACTTACTACTGGAACTCCAATCCATGTATTTGTACCTAATACTGATCAAAGAGGACAT GACTATAGTGAGATGTCATTAGCTTATAGGCCTTCCCATGCGGATGCAACCTACGACATGAAGTATGGTGTCAGATCAGTTCAG GGTGGTGGTAGATCTTCTGCAAGAGAAACCATTGGAAGGGTTGCTTCTGGTGCTGTTGCTAAAAAAATCCTTAAGGATTTTGCAGGAACTGAG ATTCTTGCATATGTGTCTCAAGTTCACAAGGTTGTTCTGCCAGAGGATTTAATTGATAATGAGACTGTGACACTTGATCAG ATCGAGAGCAACATTGTTCGATGTCCTGACCCTGAATATGCAGAGAAGATGATAGCTGCTATTGATGCTGTCCGAGTTAGAGGTGATTCTGTTGGTGGTGTTGTGACATGCATAGTGAGGAACTGTCCACGT GGGCTTGGTTCACCAGTATTTGACAAACTTGAAGCTGAACTGGCTAAAGCTGCTATGTCATTGCCTGCAACCAAGGGCTTTCAATTTGGTAGTGGGTTTGCAG GTACCTTTTTGACTGGGAGTGAACACAATGATGAGTTCTATATAGATGAACATGGAAGGACAAGGACAAGAACAAATCGTTCTGGTGGGATACAG GGTGGAATTTCTAATGGAGAAATCATAAACATGAGAATAGCTTTTAAGCCGACATCAACTATTGGT AAGAAGCAAAATACGGTGACCCGAGATAAAAAAGAAACAGAGCTGATCGCTCGTGGTCGTCATGATCCTTGTGTTGTCCCAAGAG CTGTACCCATGGTAGAGGCCATGGTAGCTTTGGTGCTTGTGGACCAGTTGATGGCGCAGTATGCGCAGTGTAATCTGTTTCCTGTAAACTCAGATTTGCAAGAGCCTTTGTTGCCCGTATTAGAGCCAGAAGAAGTACCCTTTTGA